From Candidatus Hydrogenedentota bacterium, the proteins below share one genomic window:
- a CDS encoding response regulator, protein MSINRPVEILLVEDNPRDIDLTLRAMKKRNLANRVFVVRDGAEALDYIFARGQYADNGPNDTPKVILLDIKLPKVDGLEVLRQIKSDESKKSIPIVVLTSSREERDVVESYKLGVNSYIQKPVDFDKFLDCVGGLGLYWLLYNQVPGC, encoded by the coding sequence ATGTCTATTAACAGACCTGTCGAGATTCTTCTCGTTGAGGACAATCCACGCGACATCGACTTGACTCTGCGGGCCATGAAAAAGCGGAATCTGGCCAACAGAGTCTTTGTGGTCAGGGACGGAGCTGAGGCTTTGGACTATATCTTCGCACGAGGCCAATACGCGGATAACGGCCCAAACGACACGCCGAAGGTGATACTTCTCGATATAAAACTTCCGAAAGTCGATGGTCTCGAAGTACTGCGGCAGATCAAGTCCGACGAGTCAAAGAAGAGTATTCCAATCGTTGTACTAACGTCTTCGCGCGAAGAGAGAGATGTAGTCGAGAGCTACAAGCTGGGCGTTAATAGCTATATCCAAAAACCTGTTGATTTTGACAAGTTCCTCGATTGTGTTGGGGGACTCGGCTTGTATTGGCTTTTGTACAATCAGGTTCCGGGCTGCTAA